The sequence AGAAAATGTGACCAACAGTGTACCCATCAATTCCCTGTAGGTGAGGAATTCAATAGCTTTCAAGTCACAGTTATTCCTCTCTTCGTTTGGCTTGTACTCGGGATGGCATTTGTCACATTTCACTGCATCTGAAAGCATAAATATGTTTAGGCTGTACAGCACACACATCTTCAGATAGACCAGTAAAGTGCTGGCAGTGATTTTGCCCAACAGAAACACGATAAGTGCTAGAGTAAAGGCTAGGAATCCTGCTGTCTCACTTGTACTGTTGCTGAACTCCCCATCAGCACAGGTAATGCAATCAAAACAGCAGATAGGCTTGCCCTTGACAAAAGCCCGACGGGTCCCTGGCAAACAGCTCTCACTGCAAACAGACCTTGGTACCTGCATCACAGTGACAGCATTACAAAAATACATTGATAATAACTTCCAGACTAATCAAGTTAATTTGGTAACTAACTCAGCAGTTTATGCATTGCTTTTGGGCATATTTATTTACTGATCACAAGATCGTTGTTGATTAATTGTTGATTATTCACaatgaaaaagaacaaatgTGAAGtccaaagacatttaaaaactaGAGCAGGTTGTCCACATTTACTTACTTTGAGATTGTCACCTGCCCAGATGGCTTGCACATCGGATTTCATCTCAAACTGTTGACCCTCAGGCTTGGAGGCATCATAGAAACCAATGGTTTCAAAGACTATGTAACCTGCTTCATTAATTTGCCAGTTTACCAGTGCATAACGAGCCACAGGGTCACCAAACTCATTAAAGAACACATTTTCACCAATCTTAGTAGTAAAATTGACCTGTGTCAGGTAATGCAGCACCTGCAGAGAAacagtgatgtttttatttaactacATCGTCATTAACGTATAGTTTTGACATAGGCacatcattttgtgttttatgtttaccTGCCATGATTGGACATTTTCCCTATCAGCACAGGTATTGTTCTCAAAAGGCCCCTGTCCGTCTTTGCAGGTAAACAACATGTCCAACGCATGAGCGACAGCGTATGTTGCCTtgtaaacattatttaacaaaCTGGCATCTGAAACATCTGTGaaacgtgtgtttgtgttccaCAGAGACTCATTCCCAGTGCAGGCTGCGACTGAAACCTGAGCTTGAGTCTCTGCTTGGGGAGTCAGGGTGCAGCCAAACTCAGTCTCCCAAAGCTCCACCAGTCCCTGGTCTCCAGGTTTGATAGAGGGCCTGCTGTTAGCCAGGAACTCCTGCAGTCCAGGGATGTGAGCATTTAGTGCTGCAAAACCCACAGCCCCCTGCACCACAGCGTAGTTTACTGGAGAGGCGATATAGCGATAAGTGATCCAGCCCTCACTGCCCACCCACTGCAGGCCTGTCACATTCTGAGCATGAAGGTCCTTAATAAGTATGTCAAGGTCTGTGCCATCAGCAAATGCCACTATTACCTTAGAGGTGGATTTCTTTATCATGTCAACCACCTCTAAGAACCACTTCCTGGGATCAGTTCTGTATATAGCTACGGAgtactcaacacacacaccttcccttTCTGCTGCTTCCAAGAAAGCGGCCATGCCACCATTCCCATAGTCACTATTAGTTCTGATAGCCCCTACCCAGGTCCAGCCAAAGTATTTCACAAGCTTTGCTAGGGCTTTGCTTTGGTAAATGTCACTAGGTATGGTTCTGAAGAAAGAGGGATAGTCTCTTCTGTTGCTGAGACATGCACATGTGGCTGAATGACTGATCTGTAACATAAGTTAACCCGAGAAATAGCTAATATGAGATGCCTTTCAATGGCTAATATGAATCGCACATGtagtaaaacattttcacatgAGATATAAAACATCATTCAACAACACCAATTCATATTTGGCAGAGAACATGCTTGCCCCCAACACTCACCACAGGTATATGGAAGGGTCCCATGGTGCGTGCAATACCTATTGTAGAGGTGGATGTTGTTTCCCCTATGACAGCATGCACATTTGACAGTTTGATACAGCTGCCTACACCGCTGTCATACCTATTCATTAGGTTAAGTGATGCACTGATGGACAGAGGGATACTGGGACAGGAGTCAAAGATCCTGTAACCCAGTGTCAATCCGGGAAGCAGACCTGAGCTGTTGTTGATCTCCTCTATGGCAAATATCATAGTGTACGCATACTGAAGCTCTCCTGGGTCCAGTCTGGAAAAAGAGAGGGACTAAATTGTACAATTtgtgaaaagtaaaaagaaatgacattGTGAGTCATTGTGTCATGACACAATGACTTACACTTGAAACATgaataaacaacacattttgtaaTAAGATTTAAATGCTTTCTTTTCTTACCCTTCACACTGGATTGTTCCTGGGTTGACTTGGCGAGCTGCACTGACACTGACTGGGTTCTGATGAAAGGAGAAAATCCCTCCAATGTTGATGTCGCCCTCTTTAGAAAACTGAGAGACTTCTTTTGTCCCATATGTTTGACACATAAGCTTCCCTCCTCTGACCGCCAGAAGGGAAAGAAGTAGCAGATCTGCTATCAGCAGCATAGTAGCTCACCTCAATATTTACCACCCAAGGTGGTAAACAACTCAACTCTGAGCATTTTATAGGAAGTTTCTTCTAACTAACACAGGCCACTGGGGCCTGGATGCAATGCTAATAGTTATTTCTGTCCACCAATGGCAGAACTTGTAGTGTGACTGACAGATGGATGGACCTATTGGAGAGCCTACAACATTTATATGACATCTTTGTTTTCAGCATAGACAATTACATACAATAATAAGTGCATAAACCTGCATCCATGGGGATCTAAGCTGTTGTAGTGTATTGAATGTTCTATTTCAGTTACGAATTTAAAACCTGAGTTTAATAAGTATTATTTAGCCAGTTTATGAAGGAGATCATTTTTTTACACACTTTCAATTTAGAATTCAGCTTCAGGAACATCACTGCACTAAAATTGCAAATATGCAAAACGttctcacggcagtttgtgaaagcCATCACGCCAAAAACGGGAAAAGGACATGTAACACGCCGGGACACAAgccgcggtctctgggggatgcaccggttgggtttaggattAGAAAATGTAAAGTCCTGTGTCGTtagacccatccaccaccccttACGCGTATCATccgcatttaaaaataaagaaataaagaaaaatgtgtcattttacaGGATTACATAGATTAAAtgacgtgaccatttcacaagcTGCTGTGAGAGTAGGTTGAAAAATGGCCAGTCCCTCAGTGTGATTAGTGGGCACATTGTTTTCATTCAGCAAAGACCTACATGTAAACAAGCAAATGAGGCAGACAATATCTTTAAGGCATTTATTCTCTGGTCATGGCCTGCAAAGGCATATTTAACCCAAAGCTTTTAATAAGTAAAGACTAACATGGGAATTCCGACATTTAAGTGTTACTATTCTGTATATTTGTTTATAGTGATTTCTATTGGTTTCTCCCAATCATatgttttttagtatttttctctggtttcagcagtaaaatataacattttggaGCAAATATACAGAAGAGTAACCCAAAACTAGAGGCCAGAATGGCAAATATTTCCACAGCTACAGTGAACTTCCCAGGAGAGCTGACATATGCTGGGATAAAAGTGATCCAGACTGCACAAAATATCAGCATGCTGAAGGTGATGAACTTAGCTTCATTGAAATTATCAGGCAACTTTCGAGccagaaaagcaaaaataaaacatagcaGAGCCAGGAGTCCTATGTACCCCAGCACAGCCCAGAACCCTAAAGATGAACCTAAATCACACTCTAGAATAATCTTTTCAGTGTCATGAGCTGTATTTTTGTAGGGAAATGGTGGGGCAAGAGTCAACCACAGCATACAGACTACCACCTGCAGTAAAGTACAGCTAAGAACACTTGTTCTCTGATGTGGAGCAGAACACTGAGGAACTGTGTTTGTTGGCCTTTTTGCCTTAAAGGCCATCACCACGGCTATGGTTTTAGCCAAGATACAAGACATGCACAAGGCAAAAGTGATGCCAAAAGCTGTGTGTCGGAGCATGCAGGACCACCCAGAGGGCCGGCCTATGAAGGTCAGagaacacaggaaacacagagtCAAGGAGAAGAGCAGCAGGAAGCTCAGCTCAGAGTTACTGGCTTTGACAAGAGGTGTGTGACGAAACCAAAAGAAGACACATGATACCACCAGTGTTAAACTTGCTCCAAACAATGAGAAGGCAGTGAGCAGGGCACCCATGGTTTCCCCATAAGAAAGGAACTCGATCACCTTTGGAACACACTGGCTGTGATCTTCATTGGACCAGTACTCCAGTGGACACCGCGAGCACTCGGCCGAATCTGAATGGAAAACGTGAAACACTGAAATGTGTTCATGCTGTAAACTGCAAGTTATGAGAGCAGAGCTCATGTTAAAATAAGCACTGGCTATATTTAGTGAAATATAGATGAGAGATACTGGGAAGATAATAAATTGCAGATAAGAAAGTTTCTACTCACTGCTGAAGTTGCTTATCTCCCCAGCAGCACAGGCGATACAGGAAAAACAGCAGAGGGGTTTGCCTTTAATCACAGCCTGCCGGAAACCTGGCAGACAACTTTCACTGCAGACAGACTGTGGCATCTGTAACAACCCATCAGTTACTTAAAAATGATTGCCCCTGTAAACCAAATCTGTCATATCATTGGTTGAGAAACACCTTGTATTTTGCACATCAGTTTCCAAAATAAAGTctatttatatttgtgtgtatatattttactaTTATATAGAATGACTTCCTCAACAATGCAAAATGGAACTATTTTTAATGATGGAAATGGCTCAGGAAACAGTTATTACTTTCAAAATCAAGCTCTACTATAAGTATTTAATATGTAACACATCTGATACCTCCGGGGACTCGGCAGCCCATGTAGTGTGTATTCCGTTCATGGTAAACTGCTTTCCATTTGGTAGTGAGGCGTCGTAGCTCCCTACGGCCACAAACACAGTATCTCCTGCTTGGTTTCGCTGCCAGTTCACCAGCTCATAAGTGGCTGCAGGGTCTCCATTTTCATCAAAGTACACTCGTTCTCCTGACTGAAGAGTGAAATTCACATCTCGGAGGTGTTTCACAACCTACCAACGGAGAACAGTCTTGTATAACTTAGAGTACAGGGAATTGttaattatttcaaatgattCACATACGTTAATTCATGAAGGCGACCTCTAACCTGTTTTGACTCTAGGGCATCTTTCCAGATATACGGGGGATTCACCTCTTCACCACTTTGTCCACATTTTAACATGTTATGCATTGCATAAGCCACAGCATACACAGCCTTATACACATTGTTAGATATCCTTAGCTCTGACAAATCTGTGTAAGGATTTTTGATGTCCTGTAGTCTCTCAGTGCCAGAGCACTGGGACTGACCATGCGGACTGGGTTGAAAACTGCAACCAAATGTGGCTTCCCAGAACTCTCTCAGCAGATTATTATAAGGGTCTTGACTTGGGTTAACCTGCAAAAGAAACCCTCGCAGGCCTGTGATCTTTGCTTTTCTTATGGTGAAGCCCAGAGACCCTGTCAGAATTCTTGAGTACACTTTAGTGGCCAGATAACCTGCGGTAATCCAAGACTCACTGCCCACCCACTGCAGCCCAGTCAAGTTCTGCTTCAAAGCTTCCTCGAGTAGAATGTCCATCTCACCTTGGGCCAGGAACGCAACTAATACTCTAGCACTGCCGCTTTGGATAACTCTGACTACCCTGGCAACCTGCTCACTTGGATCAGTCCTTGATATAGCCTCTGAGTACTCAACACAGACCCCTTCCTGACTTGCAGCTGTGATAAATGTTGCCATGCCATTGTTACCATAATCATTGTCACTTCTAACTGCGCCAACCCATGTCCAGCCAAAGTGCTTTACCAGTTTTGCCAAGGCTCTGCTCTGATGGTAGTCACTAGGGATGGTTCTGAAGAAGGAGGGGAATTCCTTTTTGTTACTCAGACAAGCACAAGTGGCAAAGTGGCTGAtctaacagaaaataaaaagagggaaacaaaaaatatttaaaatttaattttataagTATTAAGTGACAAAAAGTAAGGGAAAATGTTTATGTCAACATGTGACTTTAGAGTTAACCTGCTGCATCTGTGCAAACCCTGGAAACCTTAATCACAACCTGAGCACTTACATGAAATTAATCAAAATACTAATcagtttattttatataatacaatattatcTATAATaccatataatataatacataaagGCTGATCATTAGACTGATCTAGATAAGCCTTTTGGAAAAAGGAAGATGGGGAAATCagtcaacaacaaacacaaatattacaaatatttaCCACTGGTATTTGGAAAATCCCTGAAATCCGTAGCATCGCAATGGCTGAGGAGGACTCGGAGGCTCCGACGATCGCATGAACAGATACGTGGCTGGAGCAGGTTTTGTCTAAAGTCTTTTCTGGCCCATTTATTAGACCCATCACTGCACGTGTGGAAGGCAGATTTAAACCACAGCTGTCAAATATCTTGTAACCAATTGAAATATTGGGCAGCAGGGAGCTGCTATTGTTGATCTCCTGAATGGCAAAAATCATTGTTTGGGCAAAACGAAATTCCCGAAAATTGATCCTGAAAAGAGTAATAGCAATTTTCACTGACAGTTTTCTGACTTTATGTGCCTTTTTAACTGTCAAGAAACCaagaaatgagaaaagaaaacaacaaacagtacCTGGAGCATTTAAGAGATTCAGGAGCATTTGTGAAGGTGAGCGGAGGCCTTGATATTTGGCTATGGATGGAAAAAGCGCCTCCAATAGTGATGTCTCCTTCCTCAGATAACAGAGGAAACTCTGGGCTCCCCAGTATCTCACAGAGCGCAGTGTCTTCCTCTGCTCCAAAGACTCCCACAAGAAGCATAAACAGTAACATTACATAGAGGCAGTCAAACATCTGGCACAAACATGGACACACAGACCAATACCCTGTGAGATTTGACTCTATTGCTGACCAAAACAGGTATCTCCTTTCATGGGCAGAGCTTTATACTTCTGCAGATGATGACGATAAAGGTCCTCTTAGCGAATCACTGTATAATGATGTCAGATCgctttgctttttttcatttgagaaGGTACATTCtgtttttaagaccattatgtCATTATTACTGTAAGCTGTACATTAAATTGTAGGAGGATGTGATGAGGGGAAACACATAATTCTAAACCCACTTTAGTTGCAAACTGAGGATATCAAGAATCTATTTGCCAAATCAATTgcaatgggaaaattacattcaagcaattattttcatattaattattcataaaaaGATCTACAATGCCTCTCAGAATATTGTTATTCAATTGTTATGACTTTATGCTTTCTACCCTAAggactagggatgagcgagtacagcattatctgtatctgtatctgtatctgttaccacatgaattatctgtatccggatccgtactcggaactgggcggggcctaaaggAAGTGTCAGATttaaccggaagtgggtcaggttctcttgaaatgtgcggggcttaaccggtatgttatttaagcatgcaattgatatgagttgatcaaaaatggttaattattgctgatttgaaaaaatTTAACAGACAgctcgagcttcagatcaatggtgttgtcatggtaacaaacaaactatatacagaacgttttgcaacaatgaatacaacacatgcggttgcaattatgaagtaaaatgtaatgaacagagttttcatactcaatataacttcttttttaactttactttttatgacagtgtgattttttttttttggttctcttttatttttttatttccaaccaggtatatgtgtgtgtgtgtgtgtgtgtgtgtgtgtgtgggtgtgtgtgtgtgtgtgtgtggtgtgtgtgagtgtgagtagAGAGagaccacagagagagaggggctggggcagctgacagtaaaaaaaaaaaaatctccgatggcagagacacaacaggagttgcatttaaaccaagcagcacgtctgaaacccacatTCATCAGAAATCTACTGGggactatgtaaggactacaaaccccacgttcatcagaaatctactggttacaatgtaaggactacaaaccgaagataaaaacaaacctgaagctgaagaaaccctaaaagttaacggaacagatccgcagacccgattgactgcctgcctgacggagcgggagcgagagagagagagagagagagagagagcggccgagggagcgcatttctccatgttctgtgtgtgtgtgtgattgatccgagcgggtttgtaggcaggagggggggggggcgctgtgattatcacagaacgctgtgcggccagttgaggagttgtattcaatccgagcacggatattgactcatattactcgtataatacttgtactcggcaaaagtgctttatccgtaccggatactcgtttcagccggatactcggatcacccctactaaGGACAAATGTCACAGAAAACAGGCGTCTCAGGAGAAAGGTTTTTGCTACCAGGTCCCAGCTCGAGACCATAGCCTATCCAAAGAGaaaatttgttcttttttagctaagatagaatgaccggtgaAGAAACTTGACCCAAGAAGGGCAGATTCAGAGAGACGTAATAGAttcaactgtctgcctgagatCCATTAATTGTTATGTTTAAGATTAACTTGTTATCCAAACAAGGTGTTCTTTTCTCTGGGTCCACAGGATTTAAataagtgtattactgattgtattcacatAGAACTCTTGTCAATCTGTAACTTTGTGCATTGTGAAACctgttcttgtcatttgattgttctctaAAGAAAGCAGTTAAACCTTCACCAAAGACCAAACCTTGATTCAGTTATTCTCTTTTAACAGAGTCTCACTTCCAACAAATTCCTCTCTTGCTGTACAAGAAACTTccaccacacaatgaaaaaggacaaagaaGGAAGTCAATTGAATGAACAATTATAAACACATGCATGTCTTTGTACTGTGGGAGGAAGCCATAGAACACAGGCTAAGACAGGGAGAACATGCAGACTCTACACAGGACCCAAGCCGGCCTGCGGGTTCAAACCCTGTATCGTGATTTTGTGAGCTGACAGAAATTGAACCACCTCAGACAAATGAGTTAactgaaatgtaagattgtggATATGGTTTCAGACCCAGATACCAAAAATGACAATTGCGATTGGTTtcaagaaataccaataaaacaGACCACATTTTTCAGCCCCTTCTGGATTGCTacatggactagccagaccctcctcggcAGCGTGTGGAGTATGGTCTGGCAAAGCCTAACTGTGTCAGGGCAATAAACTCTTGGGTACTCATTTTTGGTATCTGGGTCTGAAACCATATccacaatcttacatttcagtTATAACTCCGTTGTTCCAATCACTGGTCACAAGCAACCATAAGATATATcataaaatatagaatatttaTTGAGCATATGTTCAAGGTTTTATTACAACATAACTAGTATTAAAGCTATATCACAGTGACTACACAGGAAAAAGCACATTACTACACTACAACATGCATGCTAACAACCACTGCATCATAACAATGAATGATTGAATAAATGGTTTATTTTCGTGTCTGATTGCTTACACGGCCCATCTATTATAGGTTCATTCAGGCACGTTTCAATGAAAccctttcaaaaacaaaataagtacaTGAagtacataaacacaaaaacacgtAAATACAAGGAGGCTACAAACATAAAGTACACATTTCAACATGAAACCCTTTCAGACCAGCATAAATGATGGTACAAGATTCACCCAACATAGATGTAACCCTTACGGAATACCAGGCTGGCAAATTGTGTTTTCATGTATGGATTTATTAAcataaacattttgtttaatattgGATAGACACCATATATGATAGCATGTATGCTTACAACCAcacttccaacacacacacaaacacacacacacacaNNNNNNNNNNcacacacacacacacgcatgatACATATGGTTGAGGGCATAGACAAGAGGAGTTGAGTGATTTAATTGTTTACACTGAAGCACTACCTGCCTCTACACAGATGCACCATACAATTGTTCTAAAGCTATGTTCTTCATCGTCATGTTCTTTACATGAATATCAACATGAGTATCAGGGTAGTCTATATCCAGAGATGGCAAACGTACTCACTTCATGTACTCAGTAGAAGCACAGATAATTGTGtcaaaaaatactctggtaaaagtagaagtactaatttaacttctttactcaagtaaaagtaacaaagtagtgGCCTGGAAATGTACTAAAAGTATAAAAGtcaaagtagccttgcgaatgacaaaaGCTCCCCAGatcagacagatgttactagagagcatgctgagaaactacagtggacatggaaaaaaggctctttatatgccattgcctacattttaaatggctgtctgccaataggcctaaaacatatataaatctTATAGCTTATTatttgtgacagagactggaattccaggttaataagattctgaccgagtagcaagatatgaNNNNNNNNNNgattttgtgagaagtctgtgtatattcccatccaattataTTCAattttggtattgatgacgcaaaaataaCTTTCCAACTTTGGCCcaagtgtgtctgttaaaacacagacggagacaacttctctctgttNNNNNNNNNNtacaatcaagcatcagtataaacatgggcgtGGGTAGCTCTCCTGTGGCTGTTTGTGtcgtaataaaagaaataaatgcactcacaatcacacctgatagacaacctttagtacaaaactaaagtaatgNNNNNNNNNNgtaaaatgtaaggagtagaaagtaccgatagtcgtgttaaaatgtaaggagtaaaagttaaaagtcgccaaaaaaataaatagtaaagtaaaaatatctgaaaaNNNNNNNNNNgagtacagtaacaaagtatttgtactttgttacttcccatctctgtctgTATCCACAACATTCTACTTTTGGGATTGCTGTTATGCTGTAGGAAATTCCGCTGGATTTATGACTTTTCGACAATGTCTGTTTCCTTCCCTTTGGTTTGTGTCGGAATTTTGAACTTCGAAGGacttctgaggactatggttaactgctcctcagatctatgcagggtacatccagacagctagctagaatatctgtccTTTCTGAGtattctgttgcacaactaaaacaacttttgaacgtacacgttccaccaaaacaagttctttctcAAGGCTATTTTGCCGTGGCCCCATGTgtagcttagcaccgcccatgacaattgcgATTGGTTtcaagaaataccaataaaacaGACCACATTTTTAAGCCCCTTCTGGATTGCTacatggactagccagaccctcctcggcAGCGTGTGGAGTATGGTCTGGCAAAGCCTAACTGTGTCAGGGCAATAAACTCTTGGGTACTCATTTTGGTATCTGGGTCTGAAACCATATccacaatcttacatttcagtTATAACTCCGTTGTTCCAATCATGGTCACAAGCAACCATAAGATATATCtaaaatatagaatatttaTTGAGCATATGTTCAAGGTTTATTACAACATAACTAGTATTAAGCTATATCACAGTGACTACACAGGAAAAAGCACATTACTACACTACAACATGCATGCTAACAACCACTGCATCAAACAATGAATGATTGAATAAATGGTTTATTTCGTGTCTGATGCTTACACGGCCCATCTATTATAGGTTCATTCAGGCACGTTTCAATGAAAccctttcaaaaacaaaacattggttGTGAGTGGAACAACGGAGTTATAAAATAACGGCGTTACtcttttcagtaacgagtaatctaattgactactcttcccatcttaataacgccaCCATTACTGCTGAAAAATATAAtcgaagttgtttttttcaccagaccaactagatctctaAGCCAAGAGGCAAAAGTCttattttcttccttggttagtggacCGTGCACGAGACAAGGGCATAAATGCTAAAAATtagctgaggttgagtaaaatttcatgNNNNNNNNNNcaatcagaggtagagttgggcgggtggtCATAAGCATGGACAAAtaacgaacaacacaagcgagtgAGTCcacgagagacaggtatgccGTCATG comes from Etheostoma spectabile isolate EspeVRDwgs_2016 chromosome 3, UIUC_Espe_1.0, whole genome shotgun sequence and encodes:
- the olfcj1 gene encoding olfactory receptor CJ1, whose amino-acid sequence is MIFAIEEINNSSGLLPGLTLGYRIFDSCPSIPLSISASLNLMNRYDSGVGSCIKLSNVHAVIGETTSTSTIGIARTMGPFHIPVISHSATCACLSNRRDYPSFFRTIPSDIYQSKALAKLVKYFGWTWVGAIRTNSDYGNGGMAAFLEAAEREGVCVEYSVAIYRTDPRKWFLEVVDMIKKSTSKVIVAFADGTDLDILIKDLHAQNVTGLQWVGSEGWITYRYIASPVNYAVVQGAVGFAALNAHIPGLQEFLANSRPSIKPGDQGLVELWETEFGCTLTPQAETQAQVSVAACTGNESLWNTNTRFTDVSDASLLNNVYKATYAVAHALDMLFTCKDGQGPFENNTCADRENVQSWQVLHYLTQVNFTTKIGENVFFNEFGDPVARYALVNWQINEAGYIVFETIGFYDASKPEGQQFEMKSDVQAIWAGDNLKVPRSVCSESCLPGTRRAFVKGKPICCFDCITCADGEFSNSTNAVKCDKCHPEYKPNEERNNCDLKAIEFLTYRELMGTLLVTFSVFGACLAMITALIFFHYRQTPIVKANNSELSFLLLFSLTLCFLCSLTFIGRPSEWSCMLRHTAFGITFVLCMSCVLGKTIVVLMAFKATLPGSNAIKWFGPTQQRLTVLTFTLIQVSICILWLTSNPPFPFKNMNHYEDKIILECALGSHVGFWAVLGYIGVLAVLCFVLAFLARKLPDNFNEAKFITFSMLIFCAVWITFIPAYASSPGKFTVAVEIFAILASSYGMLFCIFLPKCYIILLKPENNTRKHMLGKVTPRAL
- the olfch1 gene encoding olfactory receptor CH1, translated to MFDCLYVMLLFMLLVGVFGAEEDTALCEILGSPEFPLLSEEGDITIGGAFSIHSQISRPPLTFTNAPESLKCSRINFREFRFAQTMIFAIQEINNSSSLLPNISIGYKIFDSCGLNLPSTRAVMGLINGPEKTLDKTCSSHVSVHAIVGASESSSAIAMLRISGIFQIPVISHFATCACLSNKKEFPSFFRTIPSDYHQSRALAKLVKHFGWTWVGAVRSDNDYGNNGMATFITAASQEGVCVEYSEAISRTDPSEQVARVVRVIQSGSARVLVAFLAQGEMDILLEEALKQNLTGLQWVGSESWITAGYLATKVYSRILTGSLGFTIRKAKITGLRGFLLQVNPSQDPYNNLLREFWEATFGCSFQPSPHGQSQCSGTERLQDIKNPYTDLSELRISNNVYKAVYAVAYAMHNMLKCGQSGEEVNPPYIWKDALESKQVVKHLRDVNFTLQSGERVYFDENGDPAATYELVNWQRNQAGDTVFVAVGSYDASLPNGKQFTMNGIHTTWAAESPEMPQSVCSESCLPGFRQAVIKGKPLCCFSCIACAAGEISNFSNSAECSRCPLEYWSNEDHSQCVPKVIEFLSYGETMGALLTAFSLFGASLTLVVSCVFFWFRHTPLVKASNSELSFLLLFSLTLCFLCSLTFIGRPSGWSCMLRHTAFGITFALCMSCILAKTIAVVMAFKAKRPTNTVPQCSAPHQRTSVLSCTLLQVVVCMLWLTLAPPFPYKNTAHDTEKIILECDLGSSLGFWAVLGYIGLLALLCFIFAFLARKLPDNFNEAKFITFSMLIFCAVWITFIPAYVSSPGKFTVAVEIFAILASSFGLLFCIFAPKCYILLLKPEKNTKKHMIGRNQ